AGAAAGCTCGCTTACAGAGTTGCAAAGGGCTTCAGTGAAGGTGACTACACAGTAATTCAGTTCAGGGCCGAACCCGAAACGGTAGACATTCTTGAGAGATTCTACGGTATTACACCCGATGTTTTCAGGTGGCAGACCTTCAGGAGAGAGGACCTTGAGAAGGCGGAAAAGAAGGCCTCGCTGAAACCGGCTGAAACGGTAGTAGAACCAGAGACTGTTGAAGCAGCGGAGAACGTAGGAGTAGCGGCCGAGCCCATTGTAGAAGATAGCTCTGATGAAACGCCCGGCGTGGAAACCGAGGCGGTTGAAGAAGTAAAGCAGACGGAGGAGTAAGAAATGTCTATTAGCTACAATCATGTTGTCCTGATAGGTAGGCTGACTCGCGATCCTGAGATCAAGTTTGCTGCAAGCGGTACCCAGATAACGACGTTCACTCTTGCGGTAGATAGGAATGTTCCATCGTCTAACAATGACAACACTGATTTCATAAGGATTGTGACTTTTGGCAAGACGGCTGAGTTTGTCGGAAACTATATAACCAAAGGCAGACTGATACTTGTTGAGGGTTCTTTGAGAATCAACAAGTGGAAGACCCAGGATGGGGAACCAAGATCGAACGCGGAAGTCGCGGCTTCCAATATTCGGTTCATGGAAACCAAAGCCCAGGCCCAACAGTCTTCCGGAGGTTTTGACAGACCATCGCAGGATACCGGTGTGATTGAAGCCACGGGAAACGATGACATTACTTTCTTTGGAAGTGAGACAGAAGACTCCGGGAGCGATGATATCCCATTTTAGTGTAGGAGGAAGATTATGGTAAGAGACAACAGAAGAAGAGGAAGAAGCAGAAGAAAGTGTAGACTCTGCGGTACAAAGACGACATACATTGATTATAAGAATATTTCTTTGCTCCGTGATTATGTGACAGAGAAGGGTAAGATAATTCCAAAACGAATTACGGGAAACTGCGCGAAACACCAGAGGATGGTGAAGGAAGCGATTCAGAGGGCGAGATTCATGGCTCTGCTTCCTTATACTAAAGAGTGATAATCAATTCGGGAGGCGAAGAGCCTCCCTTTTTTTAAAGGAGGTTTTCTATGAAGGTAATTCTTCTTAAGGACTTAAGTAACGTTGGAAAAGCCGGTGAAGTGAAGAATGTGTCGGACGGCTACGGTAGAAACTTCCTGATTCCTAAGGGTTTTGCGGTTGAAGCCAATGCCAAAGAGATGGCGAAACTTAGGCAGACGCAGAAACAGAGGGAAGAAAAGGAAGAAAGGATAAGGAAAGCGAGCGAGGAGTTGCTTCATGAGCTTCAAAAGCATCACTTCACAATAAAGGCAAAGTCAGGCGTGAGTGGCAAGCTATTTGGAGCCGTAACCTCGGGAGATATTTCCAGCCATATAAAGTCCGTGATAAACGTTGATATTGACAAGAGAGAAATCGATCTGGAGGATCATATCAAACAAACTGGCGAATACAAAGTGGATGTCAAACTTCCAGGCAATGTGAAGGGAAAGATCGCTCTGAAAGTGGAAGGCCTGGAGGAATAATAATTTGGAGTTTCAGATATTCTCGAAGGCGCTCTACTCTACATGGATTCTATATAGACCCGAAAGGGTCCTCTTCGATGTAGGAGAGGGCATATCCACTGTTCTTGGAAACAGTGTATATGCAATAAAGGACATCTTTCTTACTCACGGGCACGTCGATCATATCTCGGGTCTCTGGGGTCTTATAAATACAAGAAATACAGCCATGGGTGACCGTAATAAGCAGTTGAGAATCAATTTTCCTTCGGGAAATCGAGCCATAGAAGCCTATTTGGATTTCATTATTGAAATGAATCCCAGACTGAGATACAACATGATACTGAATCCACTGAGCGTTGGGGACGAAGTATATCTAAGAACGGCGGGCAGTTTCAGAAGGCATGTCACTCCCTTCAAAGTGAAGCACACGATTGGCGAAATCAGTTACGGTTATCACATCTATGAAGAAAGAAGGAAGTTGAAAGAGATCTACGGCGGTCTCTCTTCAAAGGAAATCGCCACTGTGGTCAAGGCGAAAGGCAGAGAAGCGATTACGGACACCTATCTTCAAAAAATCGTGACTATTAGCGGCGACACGTTTGCTCTCCCCCCAGAAGCGATTAGCAATTCAGAGACTCTCCTTCATGAATGTACCTTTCTCGTCGGAAAAGACAGAAGAAATCAAAACCATTCAAGTATAGACGAAGTCATCTATACAGTGAGGCAGAGCACCGGGATAAAGAGATTGATATTGTATCATATATCGGGAAGATACACTTCGAAGATAAAAAAATGGCATAATATAATCAAGAAGGAGCTGGAAGATACGGGAACTGAAGTTTTTCTTGTTCACCCGGAACATGTTTTCGAATTGTAAGGCTGTTCTGTGTACTCCGGGAGGAGGTAAAGAATGGGTTACATAGGCTGGATGATTTTTGGTGTTGTCTTACTCGTGGCAGAGATAATTACTCCTACGTTCTTCTTTCTGTGGTTTTCGATCGGTTCCTTTCTCGCAGGTCTTGCGGCGATGTTCTCTTTTAGCCTTGGCTGGCAGGTACTTGTATTTGCACTGAGCAGCACCCTGCTTGTGCTTCTCACAAGACCAATTGCCAGAAAGCTTTCCAAAGGCGATTCGCCAAAAAAGATGTACATTGACGGTCTTGTAGGTTCAAGAGGACGCGTGACCGTGGAGATAAATCCACAGCTGGAAAAGGGATTAGTCAGGATAGACGGAGAGGACTGGAGAGCGGCCTCGTTAAATGGCGAAACAATACCGGTTGACTCTTTGGTCAGGGTGATGAGACTTGAAGGCACTCTGATTTACGTCGAGAGAATAGCCGACGAAAGTAAATAACAATAGAAAGGGGGATTAACAATGGTTTTTTGGTTGATACTTGCAGCAGTAATCTTCATTATTGCAGCTTCAGGAATAAAGATCATTCGTCCTTTCGAAAAGGGACTTGTAGAGAGACTTGGAAAGTACAGAAGAGACGCTCAGCCCGGTCTTCAGTTTATTATTCCCTTTATCGAAAGAATGGTCAAGGTAGACCTGAGAGAGACCGTAATAGATGTGCCTCCTCAGGAGGTCATTACCAAGGACAATGTCGTGGTAACTGTCGACGCGATTATCTACTATCAGATAACCGATGCGTTTAGAGTTGTCTATAACGTCTCAAACTTCGAAATCGCCGCAATCAAACTCGCTCAGACAAACCTCAGAAATGTAATCGGAGAAATGGAACTTGACCAGACGCTCACTTCCAGAGAAAGGATCAACGTCACTCTCAGAGAAGTCCTGGACGAGGCTACGGACAAATGGGGTGTCAAGGTTACCAGAGTCGAGATCAAGAAGATCGACCCACCTCAAGATATTATGGATGCAATGTCCAAGCAGATGAAGGCCGAAAGAACCAAGAGGGCCGTCATTCTTGAAGCAGAGGGTTACAAACAGTCAGAGATAACCAAGGCCGAAGGCGACAAGATGTCGGCGATTCTTCAGGCCGAGGGCCAGAGCGAATCGATAAAGAGAGTGGCGGAGGCCAATAAGTTCAAACTGATAGCGGAGGCCGAAGGTCAGGCAAATGCAACGATCAATGTCTTCAAGGCAATTCATGAGGGAGATCCCACAAAAGACTTAATTGCTATCAGGTATCTTGACGCATTGAAGCAGATTGCCGACGGCAAGGCAAATAAGGTCTTCTTACCATACGAGAGCAGTGCGATGCTCAGTTCATTAGGTTCCATGGCGGAAATCTTCAAGGATGGAAAAGAGAGTTCAAGTGTAAGTGAGAAGGACAGCAAGAAGTGATCTGATTGCTGATTAGTGAGACTCTTCACGTCTTTTTTAGCGTTATTATTCTTACTCTGTTGGCCACCGTCTTATCGGTGGCCTCGGTTTTTGCATTTCAGCGTCAAATAAGGAAGCCGACTTTCTTTCTGCTATTCATGAATGTTGCTTTTGCCAGCGGCGTAATATTCTTGGCCAACATTGTCTTTGCGCGCCACGACAGACTCATGAACGTTGCTCTCTTCTTCATTGCGTATCTTTATGTGTATGGATCACTGGGAAAACATACTTCCAGATATGATGACACTTTCAGGATGCTTTTTCTTTCGATGGGATATACTCGACAGGAATTCTTCAAGAACTATCTCATCTTGCAGGGAAAATGGAAGCTGGTCGACTGCGTCTTCACCTTTTCAGCTATCGTTACTGCAATAAGACTTATGTCTGTTCATTTCAGGTACTTCTATCCAGGTGAATGGTTGCGGATTATGCTTCTCTTCATGGTCATTTGCATGGTTGTGGGAATCAGCAGATGGTTCGGGGACAATTCTGTAAACAAGTTGTCAAAGGAAGAGTAATATACAGGTGTTATGATACCCCAATAGGGTATAAGTTATTTATTTCTAAGGAGGGATAGTCATGGCCAAGTTATTGCCTGATAATATAACAAAGCAAGTGAAGGAGATTTTCAGCAACATGGAAGGTTCTGTGAAAGCTTTGCTCTTCAAGAGTGAAAAAAACTGCGATTACTGTTCGACTGCCGAGCAAATGCTGAAGGAGCTCTCGGAACTCGAAACAAAGATCAGCTATGAGGTTCATGAGCTGGATTCCGAAATGGCAGGCAAATACAGTGTTGAATTGGCTCCCAGCACAATTCTTCTCACTCCCGACGGAGACGACAAGGGCGTAAGGTTCTTGGGAATACCTGCGGGGCACGAATTTGG
This sequence is a window from Mesotoga infera. Protein-coding genes within it:
- a CDS encoding SPFH/Band 7/PHB domain protein; the protein is MVFWLILAAVIFIIAASGIKIIRPFEKGLVERLGKYRRDAQPGLQFIIPFIERMVKVDLRETVIDVPPQEVITKDNVVVTVDAIIYYQITDAFRVVYNVSNFEIAAIKLAQTNLRNVIGEMELDQTLTSRERINVTLREVLDEATDKWGVKVTRVEIKKIDPPQDIMDAMSKQMKAERTKRAVILEAEGYKQSEITKAEGDKMSAILQAEGQSESIKRVAEANKFKLIAEAEGQANATINVFKAIHEGDPTKDLIAIRYLDALKQIADGKANKVFLPYESSAMLSSLGSMAEIFKDGKESSSVSEKDSKK
- a CDS encoding NfeD family protein yields the protein MGYIGWMIFGVVLLVAEIITPTFFFLWFSIGSFLAGLAAMFSFSLGWQVLVFALSSTLLVLLTRPIARKLSKGDSPKKMYIDGLVGSRGRVTVEINPQLEKGLVRIDGEDWRAASLNGETIPVDSLVRVMRLEGTLIYVERIADESK
- a CDS encoding MBL fold metallo-hydrolase, whose product is MEFQIFSKALYSTWILYRPERVLFDVGEGISTVLGNSVYAIKDIFLTHGHVDHISGLWGLINTRNTAMGDRNKQLRINFPSGNRAIEAYLDFIIEMNPRLRYNMILNPLSVGDEVYLRTAGSFRRHVTPFKVKHTIGEISYGYHIYEERRKLKEIYGGLSSKEIATVVKAKGREAITDTYLQKIVTISGDTFALPPEAISNSETLLHECTFLVGKDRRNQNHSSIDEVIYTVRQSTGIKRLILYHISGRYTSKIKKWHNIIKKELEDTGTEVFLVHPEHVFEL
- the rpsR gene encoding 30S ribosomal protein S18; its protein translation is MVRDNRRRGRSRRKCRLCGTKTTYIDYKNISLLRDYVTEKGKIIPKRITGNCAKHQRMVKEAIQRARFMALLPYTKE
- the rpsF gene encoding 30S ribosomal protein S6 is translated as MKRIYETMFIVSPKLDEEERNAMAERVRDYIVERVGGTIEKFDRWGIRKLAYRVAKGFSEGDYTVIQFRAEPETVDILERFYGITPDVFRWQTFRREDLEKAEKKASLKPAETVVEPETVEAAENVGVAAEPIVEDSSDETPGVETEAVEEVKQTEE
- the ssb gene encoding single-stranded DNA-binding protein is translated as MSISYNHVVLIGRLTRDPEIKFAASGTQITTFTLAVDRNVPSSNNDNTDFIRIVTFGKTAEFVGNYITKGRLILVEGSLRINKWKTQDGEPRSNAEVAASNIRFMETKAQAQQSSGGFDRPSQDTGVIEATGNDDITFFGSETEDSGSDDIPF
- a CDS encoding 50S ribosomal protein L9; the encoded protein is MKVILLKDLSNVGKAGEVKNVSDGYGRNFLIPKGFAVEANAKEMAKLRQTQKQREEKEERIRKASEELLHELQKHHFTIKAKSGVSGKLFGAVTSGDISSHIKSVINVDIDKREIDLEDHIKQTGEYKVDVKLPGNVKGKIALKVEGLEE